Proteins found in one Aneurinibacillus uraniidurans genomic segment:
- a CDS encoding DUF3243 domain-containing protein → MSILESFDDWKHFLASRVTQAANSGMNRDTMENAAYQIGTYLSNQVDPKNDEERLLKELWDAGNDEERRAMASVMINYVQNKKQ, encoded by the coding sequence ATGTCAATCCTTGAGAGCTTCGATGACTGGAAACACTTTCTTGCCAGCCGTGTGACACAGGCAGCAAACAGCGGTATGAATCGCGATACAATGGAAAATGCTGCATACCAGATCGGCACCTACCTGTCCAATCAGGTAGATCCGAAAAATGACGAGGAGCGTCTGCTGAAAGAACTGTGGGATGCAGGGAACGATGAGGAACGCCGCGCAATGGCAAGTGTTATGATCAACTACGTGCAAAACAAAAAGCAGTAA
- the ymfI gene encoding elongation factor P 5-aminopentanone reductase, translating to MEERQRRLAGITGASRGIGAAMAVRFAQDGYDLVLHYNRAREEAECVADRCRTFGAHVTLIQADFSQTDGSADWEAGLSRTPDILVLNAGISRYGLIQDVSGAEWDTMMNVHVRAPFFCARQAVPDMVRRGFGRIITVSSVWGLTGASFEVLYSTAKGAVIAFTKALAKEVAPSGITVNCIAPGMIATEMMANAFSPDELAAIADDIPAGRAGTPEEVAAVAAFLAREEAAYVNGQVISPNGAWIC from the coding sequence GTGGAGGAACGCCAGCGGAGGCTTGCAGGTATTACAGGTGCGAGCCGGGGAATTGGGGCGGCAATGGCCGTCCGCTTCGCGCAGGATGGATATGATCTCGTGCTTCATTATAATCGGGCACGGGAAGAGGCAGAGTGTGTGGCCGATCGCTGCCGTACGTTTGGTGCGCATGTCACACTGATACAAGCTGATTTTTCGCAGACAGATGGGAGTGCGGATTGGGAAGCGGGTTTGTCTCGCACGCCAGATATTCTCGTGCTCAATGCGGGCATAAGTCGTTATGGACTCATTCAGGATGTGAGCGGAGCGGAGTGGGATACCATGATGAATGTGCATGTGCGTGCCCCGTTTTTCTGTGCCCGCCAGGCCGTACCGGATATGGTTCGCCGAGGATTTGGACGTATTATTACAGTCTCATCTGTATGGGGATTAACGGGAGCAAGTTTTGAAGTGTTGTATTCTACAGCTAAGGGCGCGGTGATTGCGTTTACGAAAGCACTTGCCAAGGAGGTAGCGCCATCCGGCATTACGGTGAACTGTATTGCGCCGGGGATGATTGCGACTGAGATGATGGCAAATGCATTTAGCCCAGACGAGTTAGCAGCGATTGCAGACGATATTCCCGCCGGGCGAGCGGGCACACCGGAAGAAGTAGCAGCGGTGGCAGCGTTTCTGGCGCGGGAGGAAGCAGCATACGTGAACGGCCAGGTGATCAGTCCAAACGGTGCCTGGATTTGCTGA